In Nocardioides sp. InS609-2, a single genomic region encodes these proteins:
- a CDS encoding SRPBCC family protein encodes MTAPTILEYSRTYPVDPERAYDWILPIPLEQIFARRYGPLPPIKGTDIDGGGVWGTAGQTRTIRLADGGTMRESLTRVDRPWSFGYRIDNVTGPMRPLVATLDGLWSVEPAGNGARVTWRWTVQPTNAWTARVMPVFGRLWQGYARQAFEEIEKGLV; translated from the coding sequence ATGACGGCGCCGACGATCCTGGAGTACAGCCGCACCTACCCGGTGGACCCCGAACGGGCCTACGACTGGATCCTGCCCATACCGCTCGAGCAGATCTTCGCGCGGCGCTACGGACCGCTCCCGCCCATCAAGGGCACCGACATCGACGGTGGTGGCGTGTGGGGCACGGCCGGCCAGACCCGCACGATCCGCCTCGCCGACGGCGGCACCATGCGCGAGAGCCTCACCCGGGTCGACCGCCCGTGGTCGTTCGGCTACCGCATCGACAACGTCACCGGACCCATGAGGCCGCTGGTCGCCACGCTCGACGGGCTCTGGTCCGTCGAGCCCGCCGGCAACGGCGCCCGCGTCACCTGGCGCTGGACCGTCCAGCCCACCAATGCCTGGACCGCCCGGGTCATGCCGGTCTTCGGCCGGCTCTGGCAGGGCTACGCCCGCCAGGCGTTCGAGGAGATCGAGAAGGGTCTCGTCTGA
- the thrC gene encoding threonine synthase: MSAPTVEKTSTTPREGAFGNATGLLCRECSHQVELGPFYACPECFGPLEIAYDFPAVTREQIEAGPANIWRYKALLPVPGDIEQSPNMEPGFTRLLRADNLGRELGIDNLWVKDDSTNPTNSFKDRVVACALSAAVEFKAKVFACPSTGNLANAVAAAGARAGIKTVVFIPSNLEKPKQINSAVYTDSLVAVNGNYDDVNKLASEIAGEEEGWAFVNVNVRPYYAEGSKTLGYEIAEQLGWRLPDQIVIPVASGSQLTKVHKAFQELIKLGLVEDKPYKVYGAQATGCSPVSIAYKAGVDAIRPVKPDTIAKSLAIGNPADGIYVLDICRQTGGAVEDVSDEEVRDAIVLLARTEGIFTETAGGTTVGCLKKLVESGQLDTSLETVVINTGHGLKTLDAVADQVSVAATIDPSYAAFAATGIA; this comes from the coding sequence TTGAGCGCCCCTACCGTCGAGAAGACGTCCACCACGCCCCGCGAAGGGGCCTTCGGCAACGCCACCGGCCTGTTGTGCCGCGAGTGCAGCCACCAGGTCGAACTCGGTCCGTTCTACGCGTGTCCGGAGTGTTTCGGCCCCCTCGAGATCGCCTACGACTTCCCGGCCGTCACCCGCGAGCAGATCGAGGCCGGTCCCGCCAACATCTGGCGTTACAAGGCGCTGCTGCCGGTGCCCGGCGACATCGAGCAGAGCCCCAACATGGAGCCCGGCTTCACCCGGCTGCTCAGGGCCGACAACCTCGGCCGCGAGCTCGGCATCGACAACCTGTGGGTCAAGGACGACAGCACCAACCCCACCAACTCCTTCAAGGACCGCGTCGTCGCCTGTGCGCTGAGCGCGGCCGTCGAGTTCAAGGCCAAGGTCTTCGCCTGCCCCAGCACGGGCAACCTCGCCAACGCGGTGGCTGCGGCCGGAGCCCGCGCCGGCATCAAGACCGTCGTGTTCATCCCGAGCAACCTCGAGAAGCCCAAGCAGATCAACAGTGCGGTCTACACCGACTCTCTGGTCGCCGTGAACGGCAACTACGACGACGTCAACAAGCTCGCATCCGAGATCGCCGGGGAGGAGGAGGGCTGGGCGTTCGTCAACGTCAACGTGCGGCCCTACTACGCCGAGGGCTCCAAGACGCTGGGCTACGAGATCGCCGAGCAGCTCGGCTGGCGGCTGCCCGACCAGATCGTCATCCCGGTCGCCTCGGGCTCCCAGCTGACCAAGGTGCACAAGGCGTTCCAGGAGCTGATCAAGCTCGGCCTCGTCGAGGACAAGCCCTACAAGGTGTACGGCGCCCAGGCCACCGGCTGCTCGCCAGTCTCGATCGCCTACAAGGCCGGTGTCGACGCGATCCGCCCGGTCAAGCCCGACACCATCGCCAAGAGCCTGGCCATCGGCAACCCCGCCGACGGCATCTACGTGCTCGACATCTGCCGCCAGACGGGCGGCGCTGTCGAGGACGTCTCCGACGAGGAGGTGCGCGACGCCATCGTGCTGCTTGCCCGCACGGAGGGGATCTTCACCGAGACGGCTGGCGGCACGACTGTCGGCTGCCTCAAGAAGCTCGTCGAGAGCGGCCAGCTCGACACCAGCCTCGAGACCGTCGTCATCAACACCGGCCACGGCCTCAAGACGCTCGACGCGGTGGCCGACCAGGTGTCCGTGGCGGCGACGATCGACCCGTCGTATGCGGCCTTCGCCGCCACCGGCATAGCCTGA
- a CDS encoding MoaD/ThiS family protein has product MSVSVRIPTILRTYTGGESEVTAEGTTLAEVLDHLDGSYSGIKGRILDEAGQLRRFVNVYVGNDDVRFLENLETATPEGTQISVIPAVAGGA; this is encoded by the coding sequence ATGAGTGTGAGCGTCCGCATCCCCACGATCCTGCGCACCTACACCGGCGGGGAGTCCGAGGTGACGGCCGAGGGCACCACCCTGGCCGAGGTGCTCGACCACCTCGACGGCTCCTACAGCGGCATCAAGGGCCGCATCCTCGACGAGGCGGGCCAGCTGCGCCGCTTCGTGAACGTGTACGTCGGCAACGACGACGTGCGCTTCCTCGAGAATCTCGAGACGGCCACTCCGGAGGGCACCCAGATCTCTGTGATCCCGGCGGTCGCCGGAGGGGCGTGA